The Nitrospira sp. genome has a window encoding:
- a CDS encoding helix-turn-helix domain-containing protein, with translation MKMRSLRGEALTTTSANAQQAADQYMTVQQLAQRLRVTPDYLYSDVLGQPDGIPGIRLGKGRRPRWRIHPSDVAQWEERQRRSYDSAPPLTARAKKVRSVPRQVASKAS, from the coding sequence ATGAAAATGCGATCACTTCGAGGGGAAGCACTCACCACGACCAGTGCGAATGCCCAGCAGGCCGCAGACCAGTACATGACCGTACAGCAACTGGCGCAACGCCTGCGGGTCACTCCGGACTACCTGTACAGCGACGTGCTCGGTCAACCCGACGGGATACCTGGAATCAGACTAGGGAAAGGGCGCCGTCCTCGGTGGCGCATCCATCCAAGTGATGTCGCGCAGTGGGAAGAGCGCCAGCGCAGGTCTTATGATTCGGCGCCGCCTTTAACGGCCAGGGCCAAGAAAGTACGGTCTGTTCCAAGACAAGTTGCTTCCAAGGCCAGTTGA
- the dnaN gene encoding DNA polymerase III subunit beta, producing the protein MKFICTRNILLSAIRNLLSLTSNRSTLPILANALLETTPAGLTVLGTDLETGFQGTYDLTVQKPGRVTVNARALCDVIKELDPEHPITWQADEKHVIKLVSGNSRFTLHGMSADDYPQLPAFDEPAQFSIPSTALLTCLQQVLPAVPDQDQRFVLQSVLITIRTPDSPSIEMVGTDGHRLVIAESDAGTWTTSAPQQLNALIPKKAAQLLAALLAQEETLDVPIAISKKLFCVTVKNVILTSRLVEGTYPNYQQVIPVLNGARMEIDRDLFEEALHRVAVVSRDQTQAVRLVLTPDTLTLHAQNVDVGEGTESIPAVIAGKEFKTGFNARYLLDALRTCPGKRLQLHMKEPVSPCLIVSPDSHSQWKHVIMPVR; encoded by the coding sequence ATGAAATTCATCTGTACCCGCAACATCCTGCTGAGCGCCATCCGGAATCTGCTGAGCCTCACCTCGAACAGATCCACCCTCCCGATCCTTGCCAATGCTCTCCTGGAGACCACTCCCGCGGGCCTCACGGTCTTGGGCACTGACCTCGAAACCGGGTTCCAAGGTACCTATGACCTCACCGTGCAGAAACCCGGACGCGTCACCGTCAACGCCCGTGCCCTCTGCGATGTCATCAAGGAACTCGATCCCGAGCATCCCATCACCTGGCAGGCTGATGAGAAACACGTGATCAAGCTCGTGTCGGGAAACAGCCGCTTCACGCTCCATGGCATGTCCGCAGACGACTATCCTCAGCTCCCTGCCTTTGATGAGCCCGCTCAGTTCAGCATCCCCAGCACCGCTCTCCTCACCTGTCTGCAACAAGTTCTCCCGGCTGTTCCCGATCAGGACCAGCGGTTCGTCCTGCAGTCCGTGCTTATCACCATCAGGACACCCGACTCACCTTCGATCGAAATGGTCGGAACCGACGGGCACCGCTTGGTCATCGCTGAATCAGACGCCGGCACCTGGACCACCTCTGCACCCCAGCAGCTCAACGCCCTCATTCCCAAGAAAGCCGCTCAGCTGTTGGCCGCGTTGCTCGCTCAGGAAGAAACGCTCGATGTCCCCATCGCAATCTCCAAGAAGCTCTTTTGCGTGACCGTCAAGAACGTCATCCTGACGAGCCGCCTGGTCGAAGGGACTTATCCCAATTACCAGCAAGTCATCCCCGTCCTGAACGGCGCGCGCATGGAAATCGACCGCGATCTCTTCGAAGAGGCGCTCCACCGCGTGGCCGTGGTGTCTCGCGACCAGACCCAAGCCGTGCGCTTGGTTCTTACACCTGACACGCTCACCCTCCACGCCCAGAATGTAGACGTGGGGGAAGGAACGGAAAGTATCCCTGCGGTCATCGCCGGCAAGGAATTCAAAACCGGCTTTAACGCCCGCTACCTGCTGGATGCGCTCCGGACATGCCCGGGCAAGCGCCTTCAACTACATATGAAGGAACCGGTCAGTCCCTGCCTCATTGTGAGCCCAGACAGCCATAGCCAGTGGAAGCATGTGATCATGCCGGTCCGCTAA